One Argentina anserina chromosome 6, drPotAnse1.1, whole genome shotgun sequence genomic window, GCTGTTTGGTGAGCAATTGTGAGCCTTGTAACCCAAGTTAGCGATACCCTTTTGGTAGCACTGTGGTAACTTCCATGGAGATGATCAAAAAGGGTACCATTTGGAACATACTCATAGATTAAAAGGGGTTGTTCAAGCTCAAGACAACAACCCATTAATCGGACTAGGCTTCTGTGGTTCACTTGGCAAAGAATTCGAACTTCGTTGAAAATTTGATCGATGCCCTTTGTGTTTCCCGCCTTAGCTTTCTTGACTGCTGTGACAGTTCCATCGGCAAGTGTGGCTTTGAAGACATCACCGAAGCCACCAGAGCCAAGAAGGTTGTCTTTGGAGAAGTTGTTGGTTGCTTTTGTGATTTCTTTGCCTGTGAAAGTCTTGGCTGATTTGCCAGCACTACTGTTTGCATTTAGTATGTCTTCTCTGAACTTTGTCAAGCTAGTGTGTGCTGATCTTGCAACGTTTCGATCACGTCGCTTAATTATAAAGGCAGATGTTCCTCCGATTAGCATTGCAACCACAGCAAAGGCCGAGACTAATAAGAAGATATTAGTACAATCATAAACAACGTTTAATCATTCTAATCCAAGAAAATGATCCAATGAGTTCTCGTAGGATCAGTGCTTACCTCCAATAACTGGGGCTAGAGACTTTTTCCGTTTGCATCCTCTCAACTTTTTACACTTGATGTCTACAAGAAAAACAATCAAGTTTAATCCCTGATCGGGCTAGAACTAACATATGTTTCATTCAACCTTGTGTTGGAAGAAAACGTGAGCACTACTTGCCTCGCATAAACTCAATGGACATATATATGACCTAGGAAGTAACTTATAACAAGAGAAAACAACCAAAACCGTACCAACATTAATTAAGAATGCATGAGCCAACAATGTAATTGATTTTAATCAATTACCGCATGTACTGTAGTCCTCACACTGCATTTGAAGCCGAGAAACAAAAATGGCCAAATAATTACATTATATAATACAGAACATCATTGAACTTGTTGGACACCACTAAACTCTAAAACCAAACTGTTGAATGAGCCAATGTAGTATGATATGCAAGCTTTATAATATGCAGATATAGTATATGCATACATACTTTGACATATTCCGTTGATGGGATCCCATTTGAACCCAGGCTTGCAGAAGCACTTTCTCTCTTTGGCACTAGACGGATCCGGCAAGCACACGGAGTTCGCCAAACCCCCACAATCTACGGGTAACTTGCATGCTGGCTCTTCCGGCAACGCCCATTCTATCTCAGCCCCAAGCTGAGGCCATTTGCTCACATCCAACGTAGTGTCCAAATTTACAAAACTCACATAAGCAACACAACGTTCCTTTCTAACCCTGATTTTGTAGGCATTTTGAGATCCACCAGTTTTAAATGAACAACATAGTGACAAGTTCCCACAAGCTGATGCTGTCATTGGGTTGTGCCTGGTTTTGGAGAATTACAATTTCAGAAATGAAACTGATCAGTGTTGAAAAATCACGAACTCTAATTATAATGAAGCAAGTCAGCAGTGGCTAATGTATGTTGAAGTATCAAAATGGGACGACCTACCTAACGTAGTCGTGGCATATGCTATTGGAGGAGCAGTTCAAGGCGGTGGTAAACACTTCAGTTGAACAGTTCAGGCCTATCACAGTATTGCTGGCACTAATGTTGAAGGGAAGGTTGTTGTCCAGCATAATTCCCTGAGATTGGAAATCAGCTGCGACACAAGTGTTCTTATTGGCCAGTCCTGGTGGCCGGATTACGATCCGCTGTGTTAACGGATTAATAGATGTGACCGGATAGGAGTTGTTGAGGGTGGGAAACCACAGCGTTCCTGCATTGCACTGAATCTTGTAAGACTGGTCGCCGCAGTTTGGCCCCGTGCTCAGTGGATACGGCACTGGGGTATGGCCGCAATCTTGACAACGGTTTGCGGTTGTGCACCATAACGTTGCCAATTTGAGGAGTAGAAAAGAGAACACACTAACATTCCTCATTAGAGTTAGAAGTGAAGATCTGAAGTTCTGAACGAACAAGCTAACTAGCTAGGCTTGCTAATTACTGCGTTCTCTTCTTAGTTCTGGTTTCATACATTAGTTTATTGCATTCTGTATGATGTAAgattatatcttttttttttgttgagaaaAGATGTAAGATTATATCTGGTACTTTCTTTCTCGTTATACTGAAAATCCTGATGACCCCTGGTGTCATATTAATCTCGTATATACTGAAAGGTGTGAGTACGTGTTATGGGACCAATGGTTCTTCAATATTAAGGTTTCCATGGAAGTCGGAAATGTTTGCGGCGAAGATCCTTGTGTTCAGAAATGAATAGAAAGTGTATTTGTGGAATTTGTAACCTCATGGTGGACAGATTCTgctatataactatatatattactcTGATATTGTTCATATAGGGAAGAATTTCGCATgtcacttttttttataactcATTAACAACATTAGAAGCTCTAAATCTATTTGAATTAGTGACGGATTTAGAAATATATCTATCATTTATCTAGGTCTTCTTTAGGAGTTAAATTATCGCAAGTTTCTTGTTCTCtaatgtaaaaataattatgaTAAGAGTACGTAAAAACATAGTGAGCGAGATCAAAAAATATCTGATCGGGTCAATTTCATGCAAAAACAATTGATTGAATTGATGTGTTCAAGTAATGGCATCATTGGCATGCATGTCTGTTGCCCTAACAGCATCCGCCCGGCCGCCCCTGCATGATATCCTGACCACGAGAGTTATTGCAGGCATGTTGCTCCTACATTAAGTGCTTAGCGAAATCCCAACGTATATATTCCCAGTAGATTCATTTACTTTACCTTACACTTTCTGAATCGATTATAAACGACATTCCATTTCACTTGATTTTAGCTAGATACCCTATTTCTTTGGTGTTATAAAATATGCGAGACATCATATGGCCAGCTCAAATGGAATGTGGAGTAGTACCTTAAATTTAGGAGTTGAAGAATTTGTCCCCCAATATATAGGACGCAACCATTATTTATGTGCATTACATGAACATGATTTGTAAGAAAGATGATGATCGATGATATGACTTCTGTACTATAAGACATTTCTAGGGAGGAGTTTAACCTCTTAAACCCGTTGAATGACTCGGAAACATAAGTTTATGCTATAATTTAACTGCAAATTGTTAGATCCAAAGCAATTCGAGTTTGGTTACTCATCAGAAAATTTTGTTTAAGAATAGATTTGCGTCTTTCAAAAGATTTACCATGGATATTCAATTGTGTCGGTTAAGAAAAGTGTCGGATTCAAGTGCGATGGGTTACCCAGATCCAATTAGTAttactctctttttcttctttcttggaCAAGGACATGCTAAAAAAAAAGTGCCAACACTTTCCAAACAATCGTAGCATTTAGTGACCGTGGTTTAAATGAGCCAAATTTAATTAGCATTTAGTTAGAATTTTTCGTGTAAATGCTCTATTGTCATCTAGTAATCATGTGAATGAGGTTGTTTGGTTGAAATGCACTATTCAAATTGATTTTTTCTAAGTGAAACCCACATTTGGTAAAGATcaaaataataacaataacGAAATAGACTTCTCAAAATAGCTATGAGTACGTAAATGGTTCTAACTTTACTAAAAAAACGAAATAGCTTTGTGATCGTGTGAATGAGGTTGTTTAGTAGGAATGCACTTGTGATGAGCATGACTTTGATAGGACGTTTTACAGTAATACTGTATTTATGTGCGTGTATTATTGGTTGATTAGGAATTACTGttgtttacttttttttttaatttcatattgGATTTCTACTTTTTTTGTCCCTAGAATTGTTCGGAGTTAGTCATACTTATCGAATACATGTTTAGAAGCATCCAGCCACAAACACATGCTGCTCTATCCCTTAATTCTTGTCATTCTCTGTCACTTGATTAAAACGGGTCGGCCTCCCTTTCCCTTCaatttcttcctcttctctttcttcttcttatttcaCGAAAGCTTACAATCTTGTTCTGAAATCTCAACACCCATTTTCATGCCCAAAGTCGACGATTTTGCAATTAGTTTGAAGAAACTATTGTTAAGCTAGTTGTTCAAATCCTTATTTCTGTTGCAGCTATCTTCCGTAAAACTTAATGTAACAAccggaaataaataaataaatatatacatatacatatatacagttcatatctagagtgaagtttcactatgaaattacagagtgaagttctaattttggcacacttttcggtcaatttttttcaccataagcgattcaatatttaggtatgttattcaaaatcatctttacaaagtttcatctaatttgacaatggtttgagttttcaaaattgagatttacacgaaaggttcacgttgaacagttttaattcattcattgatttgatctaatttcaatacattaacaatgtccgaattagaagaaattttgtagagatgatcttaaatagcatacctaaatattgaatcgcttatggtgaaaaaatttaaccgaaaagtgtgtcaaaattggaacttcactctacaATTTCAGAGTgcagcttcactctggatatagattgtacatatttatatatattattttgattttgctgaaatatatagttatatagtttgttttaattttctttatttttttatttaagttGGAGAGTGTAGCCCAAGACCATAACCCAATACCTAAATAACCCAAGTAGAAGTCCAAACTAAAAGCTtttaaaaaagaacaaaaaataattaagaagaagaaaaagaagtttTAGGCGCAGAATGATGCTTAAACCTAGAACATTGCCTTCTTCTTGGCTTTCTTCTCCTTCATATATTTTCCTGTATGAAACCACATAAACCAGCAGTTTTCTTAGACTTTCTAGAGAAACCAAAGAATCCTAACAATGAGGTGTCAAGAGGGTGGAGAACAATTTTTTCCATTAATGACTCCTCCAAGTTGGGAAACAAGAGCTGCAAATCTATAAATCTAGAGGTGGCAGGTCGAATGCCTAAATGAGTAAGATTTCAATTGTAGAATTCAATTTGACTACCTTCAATTCTGGCTTGAACATCAAGTTTTATCGCCTTATGTAAACACTATAAATTGGCACGACCTTCTACATTTTGAGATAGGTTTTCAGAAAATCTAGCCATTATTacttagagagagagagagagagagagagagagagagagtagagaACTGAGTATTATAGGAAGAAGAGTCAAGTTAGCATCTTTATTGTTTTGATCAATTGTTTGTTCTGTAACTTTGTGATTATTgggattgtgtgtgtgtgtgttcatAAGTTctaaatttaattcaatttgGAAATTTGGTCTTGTTATTTCTTTGATTGAAAGAACTGTTGTTTGGAATAACATTGGTTTTGTGATGAattgagatatatattttcCAAAGGAAAGACATATTCGGTGGTTTAATTCTATTGCGATTATGTTTTCATTGTTATTTTTGGCTTGTCTAAGTTTTTGTTATTAATTCAAATGGTTTTGTTTGCTAGTGTCTTATACGTCAAACTTAGATGGTAGAAATTGAATTTTAGTGTAATGGTTTTAGTTCCAGTCAAGTCTGTTATTTTTCCTGCTGATCTGCAGCTTTAAAAATGTATAAGTAAATATAGAAAAATCATTTTGCTGTGATTTCCATTCTCAAAATTGATTCTTAGGATGTTTTCTACATATGTTATAAAGACACTATCTTGAGATAACCAGCCTAACTATTTCGTTTTTGGCCAAAAGTTTTACTGGACAAAAACTTGACAGATTAATCTGGGACTATAActgaattttgaaaatttgtaaCTAATTCAGAAAAAATCATTTGAGGTGATTTCAAGTCTCGGAGTCTCTTTAACGTGTCTTTTATAATTCTTTAGAAGAACTTTAAATCAAAATCTTAACAAAATAGTATAGTTTTTACTCTATAGGTGACTGGTTCCTGAAAGGTGTTTTCTTGATGTCAAGTAGTACTATTTTGGTTATTTATATCTTGTCGTAGCATCATCACTAAGTCTCActttattttgaaaatgaaatagagTTAGTACATGATATTTTCACTAATGCTTGTATTTTTTATTAGGTGCTTGACAGTTGAAAGTCGGCAAAGGTAGGGGGAAAAACATGAGGAACCTCTATGCTTACTTTACATGTTGTTTGATTAATAGTTTGCTTGTACTAAATGATCATTTAATTTGTCACTTAACTTGTACATGGTATGTTTAAATGCATCAAACTATTATGATCATTTGTGACATTGGGGACAAGTTAATGCTATGCATATGACACTTTGGGTAAAGAAGTTAGGATTAAACTTTTGCGTAGTTAAGTCCATAACCTCAGTAGGTACTATACACCCATGTATGCTCATGGTTATTGTGCAATTAGAATAATATTTGAAAGGGTAATTCGAGGTTGGCGAAAAGAAAATTGACAAGATGACTAGCAAAAGGGGATGAATACTCCAAGTCATCCTTGTGGTAAAATACATGGTATGGAACATGTAGGCTTGGTTGTTTTTAGCTATATGAACTATATGGAGTAGATAAAAATGCATTCATTTAGTTATTAAGGTTGAATTTGATCTATTTTATTTGGAGAGGATTTTCCTCCTACTGGGCTATTATGCTCACCATTTTAAACTATTGTGTAAATGAGGAACAATATACTTGAAGTTGAAATTCTGTCAAGAATATGTTTTTGTATATTATATGTGTTGTTTTACTttcataaaataaaacttgGACTTTCAATAATCCACTTTTGTAGTGTTTGTACTAGTACCTTATGCAATAAAGAATAAATTTTAGTTCTGTGTATATGCTTCTCTATTCCAATCATTCTTATCAATTGTAGTGATATACTTACATTTCACTAAGTTCTCAGTTACACTAAAAGACCAATCATTTTTATCAATTGATTGTTCTTGACATTTAAGCTCCAGCTCTTATACTCCACAGTAGTcttgtgatatatatatatatatatatatatatatatatatatatagatgtatAATTACACTCTTGAGAGTACATCACTAGCTTGCTAGATACATGTCTTTTTATTAATATATTGAGTATGGTATTGACATTCCAAGGTCTCTTTATATATTTACTGATGTCAAACTTTGTAAACATTTATTCTCTTGTAAGGTGTTGTTTTATAAGAGAAAAATGGTTTCAGGTATAACCCTATTTTCTAGACAAATTTTTATTCTAAACTTGGAGGGTGTTTCAAGTTACATATCACTTTCAAGGAGTAAATAACTCCTGGAAAATATTGATTTTCatatttatgtgtttttatttgGTTAGGCCCGGGGAATTTATTAAGGAGGGACTATGACTTCCTAGTGTATTTACCCAAAACTTGATCAAGATCCGCTTGCGGAGTTTGCTCAGTGTTTTAGCTGAGCGGTGGGCTCTAACTGGTATTTTTTGAATTCGTTGAAATTTGATTTGAAGCAAAGCTTCATATAGCTGCAGTTTGACCAGCCGACAAAAGGAAAgagtgtaacgaccccaaaatttcgagtataaaactcaaaatttcaaagtcgtgaaacaccaaaacaatctcaatgaatcgaaatcaatTTAAacgccacagcggatcattactgagttcgcaatacaactcagacaaaccaattattacaaaccaaatttataatccaacattacataaaaatggaaatgtaataatcctcacaatctctcacaacccacaaataaatcctcacaagttctcacacacaaatccacaataaaaacctcaccacaagtaggataatgaacaacttcgagtcttcagagttgtccctCGATCttcactaatcaacacctgcggaattatcccctacaccattgaattggtgcaccgggattgtaaacacaaacccggtaagctttacagctcgtatgagtaaaatgcaAATATaaatcgcatatcaatatatacgaaaatccacaaatcaacaaatataaatgcactcatgagtcaatggacgacccatctggttgtcccaaaaatatgaaatgaagcgctcatgagaatttgggcaacccttctggttacccaaatgcatttataatacgggtactaatgaacgctggtacacatctgttactcctcacgtagtacaccgccgatattgggcaacctcctgctacccaacaacaaaaaatatgagtactcatgagccgataactcatctgttacctcacatgcagtactccggcagacagactagagctctaactgtatcgtaactttcgcccggccaaagactaggttccgacatgccaaacacgtccgaagactggtccgaagacataaacacgttttaacaactccatgttaaaaccatatacaataatcatcacctcatattatacaaatacaatcatatgctcgatatataactctcgtcatcaaaatgacatcatcacgataaaatcataacaatatattatatagcaaactatatatatatatatgtacatatttaccatttatacaatatatatataattcgcTATATCATATtccataaacacgtccgaagacaaaacgttttaacaaacaccatgttaaaaccacatacaataatcatcacctcttattgtacaaattaactcgacatgctcaatatataattctcgtcatcaaatgacatattcacaatgaattcaaaacagtatataatatagcaaactatatatatatgtatttatttaccatttatacaaatatatatatatatatatattccactatatcgtatacatgtcgtatttcaatatttaaaactcttgcaaaattttgaatctctgcaagggtagattcgtaaatatgtgagattttactcaccttatcaactcgagcgtaattccacaattttcgaagataattcatttccttgatttatagatcaccttgaaaagataagaaaagaatttagaaacgtttcgtaaaccttaaatgtcgaaacagtaataataagttactgttcagcaattttctggttttatgaatttactgttcacggggttactattcatgtatttattattcacgtatttctatataaatacacatcaattacgtatccatgtacgtgtacatactatttacgtatttctgtacatacgaataatattcaaatgtaaatactgtctcagtaaataataattactaaattactcttctgaaattactttttatatttactgaaagtaatttacatttacatttaccctacgtaaaataaaatttatatttaccgtacataaatcacttttacatttaccatacgtaaaaataaattacaaatgtaCCCTtcagaaacactgttcacgcgccgccgcacgtggcggcatgtggggtacacgcgccacctccggcaggccgcacgtggcgctcacgcgccactcactatggcagcgcgtgtggcacacgcgccgagatCACCGGGATTTGTAGAGGAGAGCCGTGCGGTGCTCCTGGGCTAGGCGGTGAAGACCACGGCAACCTAGATGCCGAGATCACCGGTGGA contains:
- the LOC126796763 gene encoding wall-associated receptor kinase-like 20, translated to MRNVSVFSFLLLKLATLWCTTANRCQDCGHTPVPYPLSTGPNCGDQSYKIQCNAGTLWFPTLNNSYPVTSINPLTQRIVIRPPGLANKNTCVAADFQSQGIMLDNNLPFNISASNTVIGLNCSTEVFTTALNCSSNSICHDYVRHNPMTASACGNLSLCCSFKTGGSQNAYKIRVRKERCVAYVSFVNLDTTLDVSKWPQLGAEIEWALPEEPACKLPVDCGGLANSVCLPDPSSAKERKCFCKPGFKWDPINGICQNIKCKKLRGCKRKKSLAPVIGVSAFAVVAMLIGGTSAFIIKRRDRNVARSAHTSLTKFREDILNANSSAGKSAKTFTGKEITKATNNFSKDNLLGSGGFGDVFKATLADGTVTAVKKAKAGNTKGIDQIFNEVRILCQVNHRSLVRLMGCCLELEQPLLIYEYVPNGTLFDHLHGSYHSATKRVSLTWVTRLTIAHQTAEGLAYLHDSVEPKIYHRDIKSSNILLDEKLNAKVADFGLSRLAVPESSHITTCAQGTLGYLDPDYYLNFQLTDKSDVYSFGVVLLELLTGKKAIDFNRQEDDVNLVVYVKNILREERLNDAIDPKLKEEAGTMELETMKALGSLAAACLDERRQNRPSMKEVADEIEYIIRVVTNEVSATKASKGTSVA